A single Thermoanaerobacterium sp. RBIITD DNA region contains:
- a CDS encoding phosphodiester glycosidase family protein yields the protein MRILAKKAIVYLVFEFILAIIVIPALIFYGPFANIRNTLVTSAMTTFSHKYIVTLFLPQSKIDEIMKNSNNIATGSSDKNILNFKNIHNNTIEVYDISSNRFKGKVILIHDPTRIQVGISSKLPKEGETVSTIAKDNNAVAAINAGGFIGFVNGAWTGSGGTPGGIIIHNGKILYNNAYSTDGKIDLVGFTNDGKLLVGKYTLDELKNVAIKEAVSFRPALIINGEPMIKKGDGGWGSTSRTAIGQRKDGTVIFLVIDGTFIRGLTGATLKDVQNIMLDYGAVNAANLDGGSSTTLYYKGKVINNPINPLGERMVPTIFYAK from the coding sequence ATGAGGATTTTGGCAAAAAAGGCAATTGTATATTTAGTTTTTGAATTCATATTAGCAATTATTGTTATTCCTGCGCTGATATTTTATGGACCATTCGCAAATATAAGAAATACTTTAGTTACATCTGCAATGACAACTTTTAGTCATAAATATATAGTAACATTATTCTTGCCCCAGAGTAAGATAGATGAAATTATGAAAAATTCGAATAATATTGCTACAGGAAGTAGCGATAAAAATATATTAAATTTCAAAAACATTCATAATAACACAATTGAAGTATATGACATATCAAGCAATAGATTTAAAGGTAAAGTAATATTAATACATGATCCAACAAGAATACAAGTTGGCATATCAAGTAAACTGCCTAAAGAAGGTGAGACAGTAAGTACGATTGCAAAAGATAACAACGCTGTAGCTGCTATTAATGCAGGCGGCTTTATCGGGTTTGTAAATGGAGCATGGACAGGCAGTGGTGGAACACCAGGTGGTATCATTATTCACAATGGGAAGATTTTATATAATAATGCATATAGCACAGATGGTAAAATAGATCTTGTAGGCTTTACCAATGATGGTAAACTGCTTGTTGGTAAATACACTTTAGATGAGCTAAAAAACGTTGCAATAAAAGAGGCTGTTAGTTTTAGACCTGCACTTATTATTAATGGAGAACCTATGATAAAAAAAGGTGATGGCGGGTGGGGTTCAACATCAAGAACAGCTATAGGACAGAGAAAAGATGGTACAGTAATATTCTTAGTTATTGATGGAACGTTTATTAGAGGTTTAACTGGTGCAACTTTAAAAGATGTTCAGAATATAATGCTAGATTATGGGGCAGTTAATGCCGCAAACCTTGATGGTGGTTCTTCAACAACACTTTATTATAAAGGAAAAGTAATAAATAATCCAATAAATCCTCTTGGTGAGAGAATGGTTCCAACAATCTTTTATGCAAAATAA
- a CDS encoding M1 family metallopeptidase — MRSKKFIWAVVLIFIIALLIHFAPFGKSNLTSYTMDLKYDDANKIISGSETIDFLNTDDVQLSEIYLHLYPNAFKEKDKAPFTKEEIGLAYPDGFKPGYIEISNVSFNGKVPATYSIDENTGQVMKILLPKKLNKNGRIKFTINFKVQLSPSAGRFGYGKNTVQIANFYPIVSVYDKNGWNNDPYYALGDPFYSDVSNYNVTLTVPKNIVVASTGLIKSDRHKGNNDVMSINASNVRDFAFVLSPKFKVAEEDVDGIKVMSYYFDEDVGTRALKYAKDAVKFYNSYIGKYPYKQYSVVESDFYMGGMEYPNLVMISKDLYSKNNIFNLEYVIAHETAHQWWYGVVGNNEVKEAWLDEGLTEYMTIMYIEKYYGKATADTVFKSIISGEFNKYIKTNKDDAMVKTLGQFKDWRDYTNIVYNKGAMIFSELRSLIGDEKFKEALDKYYSEYKYKNATTQNLIDVVDSVTGKDTGGFFAEWLN, encoded by the coding sequence ATGAGAAGTAAAAAATTTATATGGGCGGTAGTCTTGATTTTTATCATTGCTCTTTTGATCCACTTTGCACCGTTTGGAAAGAGCAACCTTACATCATACACAATGGATTTAAAATATGATGATGCAAATAAGATAATATCGGGTTCAGAAACGATAGATTTTTTAAATACTGATGATGTTCAATTAAGCGAAATATACCTCCATTTATACCCCAACGCTTTTAAAGAAAAGGATAAAGCGCCATTTACAAAGGAAGAGATAGGCTTAGCATATCCTGATGGATTTAAGCCAGGATATATAGAAATAAGCAATGTGTCATTTAATGGCAAAGTGCCAGCTACATACAGCATTGATGAAAATACCGGGCAGGTTATGAAAATACTTCTTCCAAAGAAGCTTAATAAAAATGGCAGAATAAAATTCACTATAAATTTCAAAGTACAACTGTCGCCATCGGCAGGAAGATTCGGCTACGGCAAAAATACTGTTCAGATAGCGAATTTTTACCCGATTGTATCAGTCTATGATAAAAATGGGTGGAACAATGATCCATATTATGCACTTGGGGACCCATTTTATAGTGATGTATCAAATTACAACGTAACACTGACAGTGCCAAAAAACATTGTAGTTGCATCAACAGGATTAATAAAATCAGATAGGCATAAAGGCAATAATGATGTAATGTCAATAAATGCATCAAATGTTAGGGATTTTGCTTTTGTGCTGAGTCCAAAATTCAAAGTGGCTGAAGAAGACGTTGATGGAATAAAAGTAATGTCATATTATTTTGACGAAGACGTAGGTACAAGGGCATTAAAATATGCAAAAGATGCAGTGAAGTTCTATAACAGCTACATCGGTAAATATCCATATAAGCAGTATAGTGTTGTAGAGTCAGACTTCTATATGGGTGGTATGGAATATCCGAATTTAGTTATGATTTCAAAGGATTTGTATTCTAAGAATAATATATTTAATTTGGAATATGTGATTGCACATGAAACGGCACATCAATGGTGGTACGGTGTTGTTGGAAATAATGAAGTGAAGGAGGCCTGGCTTGATGAAGGGCTGACAGAGTACATGACAATAATGTACATTGAAAAATACTATGGCAAAGCGACAGCAGATACAGTCTTTAAATCCATCATTTCAGGAGAATTCAATAAATATATTAAAACAAATAAAGATGATGCAATGGTAAAGACCCTTGGTCAGTTTAAAGATTGGAGAGATTATACGAATATTGTATATAATAAAGGCGCTATGATATTTAGTGAATTAAGGAGCTTAATTGGCGATGAGAAATTTAAAGAAGCTTTAGACAAATACTACAGCGAATATAAATATAAAAATGCCACTACGCAGAACCTTATAGACGTAGTGGATAGTGTAACAGGAAAGGACACAGGAGGATTTTTTGCTGAATGGCTAAACTAA
- a CDS encoding DnaD domain protein, protein MSICKFSNDFDDMGSTPVSNYFINHFMLEAPGEYVKVYLLGLKYSYYNQNFSIEEMAEKLFMSELDIDKALKFWEKSGVIRLKYSDNEYFIEYLPLIGKIDEKHTLSIDDTEVRQMFETVEQMIGRPLSPNEMDTYLGWVDEYGFSLELITMLISYCATKKKTSLKYMEKVAIAWHDAGLKNALDVEAYLKAESEKWIKYKKILRALGLNDDDIMEAHKAMMDRWMDDLGFDLDVIIKACNECVLKINEPSFPYINQILINWYNEGIRKINDFDKTKKKQYTKKTSSNYKVPKNYFNGYQQRTYDIDELEKRLLAHSRGEIGE, encoded by the coding sequence ATGAGCATATGTAAGTTTTCTAATGATTTCGACGATATGGGAAGCACCCCTGTTAGCAATTATTTTATTAATCATTTTATGCTTGAAGCACCAGGAGAATATGTAAAAGTATATCTATTGGGGTTGAAATACTCATACTACAATCAAAACTTCTCTATTGAAGAAATGGCTGAAAAGCTCTTTATGTCTGAATTAGATATCGATAAAGCGCTAAAATTCTGGGAAAAGTCTGGTGTTATAAGGCTTAAATATTCTGATAATGAGTACTTTATTGAATATCTTCCGTTAATTGGCAAAATAGATGAAAAGCATACATTGTCGATTGATGATACAGAAGTAAGGCAGATGTTTGAGACTGTAGAGCAGATGATAGGTAGACCCCTATCGCCAAATGAGATGGATACATATTTAGGATGGGTCGATGAATACGGATTTTCTTTAGAGCTCATAACAATGCTTATCAGTTATTGTGCCACAAAAAAGAAGACATCACTAAAATATATGGAAAAGGTCGCAATAGCTTGGCACGATGCCGGACTCAAAAATGCCCTTGATGTTGAGGCATACCTTAAAGCTGAAAGTGAAAAATGGATTAAATACAAAAAAATCCTTCGTGCATTAGGCCTTAATGATGATGATATCATGGAAGCCCACAAAGCTATGATGGATAGATGGATGGATGACTTAGGTTTCGATTTGGATGTCATAATAAAGGCGTGCAATGAATGTGTGCTTAAGATAAATGAGCCAAGCTTTCCTTACATAAATCAGATATTGATTAACTGGTATAACGAAGGCATAAGGAAAATTAATGATTTTGATAAGACTAAAAAGAAGCAGTATACTAAAAAGACGTCTTCAAACTATAAGGTACCTAAAAATTATTTCAACGGATATCAGCAAAGGACATATGATATAGATGAACTTGAAAAGAGACTTTTAGCACATTCGAGAGGTGAAATCGGTGAATAA
- a CDS encoding alpha/beta fold hydrolase — MKKKQLMVFPFAGGNANYYKNYFDDIKQFFDVLCIEARGHGSRSRGGLLYEFTEYSNDCFSQVYSKIYADEIVLFGHSMGGYTTFDIALKMVMFLPEIKTNLFISGINPPQVIINN; from the coding sequence ATGAAGAAAAAGCAATTAATGGTATTTCCATTTGCGGGAGGAAATGCAAATTATTATAAAAATTATTTTGATGATATTAAACAGTTTTTTGATGTTTTGTGCATAGAAGCAAGAGGTCATGGTAGCAGATCAAGAGGAGGTTTGCTGTATGAGTTTACAGAATATTCAAATGATTGCTTTTCACAGGTGTATTCTAAGATTTATGCAGACGAAATAGTATTGTTTGGACATAGTATGGGTGGTTATACCACATTTGATATCGCATTGAAAATGGTAATGTTTCTTCCAGAGATTAAAACCAATCTATTTATTTCAGGAATCAATCCACCCCAAGTTATTATTAATAATTAA
- a CDS encoding penicillin-binding protein 2, with amino-acid sequence MEVNILDDDTKTRFRIFGWAIAIMLISLIGRLVYLQLIKGDYYKEQSLGNTIRSITITAPRGDIVDRNGVKLATNRPSYSIELLRSDAKNVNLNDVILRLLNTLNNNGIKYKDDLPIFLDSNNKPYFNFQNPDENNVDQSVLNQREKQWKKNNNIPQNATASEAWEILINKFKISKKLAPQEIRGVMAIQQLMLEQGYSQYKPVEIATDANQQTVAQIEENHLDLPGVIIDVKPIRLYPFKTLLSQTLGYIGRMTQEEWKKYSKEGYQISDLVGHYGLESYLEKYLRGTDGKQQVEVDNYGRLIKKLDEVKPKPGGTVYLTIDGKLQQVAEESLQRTMENIRKTKKGPHGEYLPANIGAVVVTDINTGEILALASVPGYDPNIFASGNPSNIIVNELFRSRNATIDPSPIFNYVTQGAAPPGSTFKMVTALAALESGVTTINERYVDPGIYAPTGQENWLYGEYGMTQGAVNVSDAIQYSTDTYFYEMGRRMGIDKIYEYAHMLGLDQKTGIELYETTGTISSKQFKRNYNLSILKSMVKSESNPEGKITQEQYDKIVGLIDKGNFSDYSTFLELKKMGITDSKLQMTIWQLMDATKWTLVDTTNTSIGQGSNQFTPIEIASYLSTLLNGGTRYRLHLVDKVVSPDGKIVEEKKPEVLDKISIPQEYLDAIKLGMKRVTEENGTASAAFTNYPIPVGGKTGTAEVGSHGTKVMQNYAWYVGFAPYDKPQILVTALIYQGGSGAYTAYVARDIMDAYFKLN; translated from the coding sequence TTGGAGGTGAATATTTTGGATGATGATACAAAAACAAGATTTCGCATTTTTGGATGGGCAATAGCCATAATGCTGATTTCTCTTATTGGTAGACTAGTATACTTGCAGCTTATAAAAGGGGATTACTATAAAGAGCAATCTCTGGGAAACACTATAAGATCCATTACGATTACAGCTCCTAGAGGTGATATAGTAGACAGAAATGGTGTAAAGCTTGCGACGAATAGGCCAAGCTATTCCATCGAATTGCTGCGAAGCGATGCAAAGAATGTCAATTTGAATGATGTCATATTAAGATTGTTAAATACCCTTAATAACAACGGAATTAAGTATAAAGATGATTTGCCTATATTTTTAGACAGCAACAATAAACCGTACTTCAATTTTCAGAATCCAGATGAGAACAATGTCGATCAATCAGTGTTAAATCAGAGAGAAAAACAGTGGAAGAAAAACAATAATATTCCACAAAATGCCACCGCCAGTGAAGCGTGGGAAATATTGATAAACAAATTTAAAATCTCAAAAAAATTAGCTCCTCAAGAAATAAGAGGCGTAATGGCAATTCAACAATTGATGCTTGAACAAGGATATTCCCAGTACAAGCCTGTTGAAATAGCGACAGATGCGAATCAGCAGACAGTTGCTCAGATAGAAGAAAATCATTTAGATCTGCCAGGTGTGATAATTGATGTCAAACCAATAAGGCTTTACCCATTTAAGACGCTACTGTCACAGACATTAGGATATATTGGACGTATGACTCAAGAAGAGTGGAAAAAGTACAGCAAGGAAGGTTATCAAATATCTGATCTAGTGGGACACTACGGTCTAGAAAGCTACCTTGAAAAATATTTAAGAGGAACTGATGGAAAGCAGCAAGTTGAAGTAGATAACTATGGAAGACTAATAAAAAAACTAGATGAAGTAAAGCCAAAACCAGGGGGCACTGTATATTTAACTATAGATGGAAAACTGCAGCAAGTAGCAGAGGAATCTCTTCAAAGGACTATGGAAAACATTCGAAAGACTAAGAAAGGTCCTCATGGGGAATACTTGCCGGCAAACATTGGCGCTGTTGTTGTCACTGATATAAATACCGGCGAAATATTAGCGCTTGCAAGTGTTCCTGGTTATGATCCAAATATATTTGCTTCAGGCAATCCCTCAAACATCATCGTAAATGAGCTATTTAGATCAAGAAATGCAACGATTGATCCAAGCCCAATCTTCAATTATGTAACACAAGGTGCTGCACCACCTGGTTCTACATTTAAGATGGTAACTGCATTGGCAGCTTTAGAATCTGGAGTCACGACAATAAATGAGAGATATGTAGACCCTGGAATATATGCTCCTACAGGACAGGAAAACTGGCTGTATGGAGAATATGGAATGACGCAGGGTGCTGTAAATGTGTCGGATGCAATACAATACTCAACGGATACCTACTTTTACGAGATGGGAAGAAGAATGGGTATTGACAAAATATATGAATACGCCCATATGTTAGGTCTTGATCAAAAGACAGGAATAGAGTTATATGAGACAACAGGAACAATATCCAGCAAGCAGTTCAAGAGAAACTATAATTTGTCAATACTAAAGTCCATGGTCAAGTCTGAATCAAATCCAGAAGGCAAAATAACTCAAGAACAGTATGATAAAATAGTCGGCTTGATTGATAAAGGTAATTTTAGCGACTATTCTACGTTTTTGGAGCTAAAAAAGATGGGTATAACCGATTCAAAGCTGCAGATGACCATATGGCAGTTGATGGATGCGACTAAATGGACTTTAGTAGATACGACGAATACATCTATAGGACAGGGAAGTAATCAATTTACGCCGATAGAAATTGCAAGTTATTTATCGACGCTATTAAACGGTGGAACAAGATATAGATTGCATTTGGTGGATAAGGTAGTTTCGCCTGACGGTAAAATAGTTGAAGAAAAGAAGCCAGAAGTGTTAGATAAGATCAGCATACCACAGGAGTATCTTGATGCTATAAAGTTAGGTATGAAGCGCGTTACAGAAGAAAACGGTACTGCAAGTGCTGCATTTACCAATTATCCAATACCTGTTGGTGGTAAGACCGGTACTGCTGAAGTAGGATCCCATGGCACAAAAGTTATGCAGAATTATGCATGGTATGTGGGCTTTGCGCCGTATGATAAGCCTCAGATTTTAGTTACAGCATTGATATATCAAGGTGGTTCTGGTGCATATACTGCATATGTTGCAAGAGATATAATGGATGCGTATTTTAAACTAAATTAA
- a CDS encoding nitroreductase family protein: MTLKEAINVRCSNRKYLNTPIPQNKVQKMEELINRYNKEADLNMQLILNNGKAFAGLKRSYGMFSGVNNYIAVVGKTDDFSKERAGYYGEKLVLEATCLNLGTCWVGTCFDKKSCVCFVNQDEEIYCLIVLGQVADKFSLKEKIISKAMHRKTKSFNEIVEADTTELPNWFKNGIYAVQKAPSALNQQPVKFIYQSGTVRARVSDKSPYGPIDMGIAKLHFELGAEGGYWEFGNNAEYHRTE; the protein is encoded by the coding sequence ATGACGCTTAAAGAAGCAATTAATGTAAGATGTTCAAACAGAAAGTATCTGAATACTCCAATTCCACAAAACAAAGTACAAAAAATGGAAGAATTAATAAATAGATATAATAAGGAAGCTGATTTGAATATGCAACTGATTTTGAATAATGGAAAAGCTTTTGCAGGACTAAAGAGGAGTTATGGAATGTTTTCTGGTGTAAATAATTATATTGCTGTTGTCGGTAAAACAGATGATTTTTCTAAAGAAAGAGCTGGATATTATGGAGAAAAATTAGTGTTAGAGGCTACCTGTCTTAATTTGGGAACCTGTTGGGTGGGAACGTGTTTTGATAAGAAGAGTTGCGTTTGTTTTGTAAATCAGGATGAGGAAATATATTGTTTAATTGTATTAGGACAGGTTGCAGATAAATTTTCGTTAAAAGAGAAGATAATATCAAAAGCTATGCATAGAAAAACAAAGTCGTTTAATGAAATAGTCGAAGCGGATACTACTGAATTACCTAATTGGTTTAAGAACGGTATTTATGCAGTTCAAAAAGCACCTTCTGCACTGAACCAGCAACCAGTTAAATTTATTTATCAATCAGGTACTGTGAGGGCACGGGTTTCTGATAAATCCCCTTACGGCCCTATTGATATGGGAATTGCAAAGTTACATTTTGAATTGGGTGCAGAGGGTGGCTATTGGGAATTTGGCAATAATGCAGAATATCACAGAACAGAATGA
- a CDS encoding SH3 domain-containing protein: MVKKINLLFASLLIITSIFVMPLAYGKTINNANTKNINKINITNPKDEIVEPMQFGMAIVTAPSGLNVKTGPGTNYPIKGAYSYHTILDITSFAEEDNNGTLWYPVENMDKSLSGWVDGDYIEMIGD, encoded by the coding sequence ATGGTAAAAAAGATTAATTTATTATTTGCTTCTCTGTTGATAATAACATCTATATTTGTAATGCCATTAGCTTATGGAAAAACAATTAATAATGCTAACACAAAAAATATCAATAAAATAAATATAACAAATCCCAAAGATGAAATAGTAGAGCCTATGCAGTTTGGTATGGCTATTGTTACTGCTCCATCAGGTTTAAATGTAAAGACAGGACCTGGAACAAATTATCCTATAAAGGGAGCATATTCATATCATACTATACTTGATATCACCAGTTTTGCAGAAGAAGATAATAACGGAACTTTGTGGTATCCTGTAGAAAATATGGACAAGTCTCTATCTGGCTGGGTAGATGGAGATTATATAGAAATGATAGGTGATTAA
- a CDS encoding ATP-binding protein, whose amino-acid sequence MLRDRSLKEALLRRDEIYRKLPEVSKIDNEIKSIGVEISKSIFLKPQESKKLLYELKSKLSILKKKKADLLKSNGYPETYLEQKFECNICKDTGYVNNKRCRCFEQKLINIYYRQSSIENITKKENFSNFNFYYYSDQAIGDKLSPRENIKNIVESSKNFIKNFDTERESLFFYGDSGLGKTFLSNCIAKELLDKGKVVLYRTAPDLIEGLRINKLNSDSNSYFEYLELLRDCDLLIIDDLGTEPITPFSLQEIFNIVNTRLLLNKKFIISTNLPLSEIVNIYPERLCSRIFGNFKMLNFYGEDIRLKRKIII is encoded by the coding sequence ATGTTGCGCGATCGATCATTAAAAGAAGCACTTTTAAGGCGTGACGAAATTTATAGAAAATTGCCTGAGGTATCAAAGATAGATAATGAAATAAAAAGTATAGGTGTGGAAATTTCAAAATCTATTTTTCTAAAACCGCAAGAATCTAAAAAGCTCTTATATGAGCTTAAAAGTAAGCTTTCAATATTGAAAAAGAAAAAAGCCGATTTGCTTAAATCGAATGGTTACCCTGAAACATATCTTGAACAGAAATTTGAATGCAATATCTGTAAAGATACAGGATATGTAAATAACAAAAGATGCCGGTGTTTTGAGCAAAAGCTTATTAATATTTATTACAGACAGTCAAGTATAGAAAATATTACGAAAAAAGAGAATTTTTCTAATTTTAATTTTTATTATTATTCAGATCAAGCAATAGGCGACAAGCTTTCGCCAAGGGAAAATATAAAAAATATAGTTGAAAGTTCTAAAAACTTTATAAAAAATTTTGATACAGAAAGGGAAAGTCTTTTTTTCTATGGCGATTCTGGCCTCGGCAAGACTTTCCTCTCTAATTGCATCGCTAAAGAGCTCCTAGACAAAGGCAAAGTAGTCTTATACAGAACAGCACCTGATTTAATCGAGGGGTTAAGAATCAACAAATTGAATTCTGACAGCAATTCCTATTTCGAATATTTAGAGCTTTTAAGGGATTGCGACTTGTTGATAATAGATGACCTGGGAACCGAACCTATAACACCTTTCAGCCTCCAGGAGATCTTTAATATTGTCAACACAAGATTGCTTTTGAATAAAAAATTTATAATATCAACAAATCTTCCGCTTTCAGAGATAGTTAACATATATCCCGAAAGATTATGTTCCAGGATTTTTGGCAACTTCAAAATGTTAAATTTTTACGGAGAAGACATAAGGCTAAAAAGAAAGATAATAATTTAG
- a CDS encoding fibronectin type III domain-containing protein, which yields MKKFLSLLVALVMAVSIFAAPTAIFADTNTPGAKVMPDHITLTWTQDPMTTQTITWRTDTTVNSGKVQYGKDSALKDAKTVDEKARKFTSDLGDMNIHSVTLTELEPGTKYYYKVGDGTNWSDIHTFTTEAKDTNSFKFLIFGDSQSGVATDPQYGPWKTTIQNSFKANPDAKFFVNVGDLVEIGQMYAHWNNWFDAAKGVIDTIPEMPVQGNHETYQSKNYDSAKPKDFVNQFVVPQNGPDSLKGQTYSFDYGNAHIVMLDSQEDEEEPVAGDILEAQKVWLDKDLSSTNKTWKIVFFHKTPYYNKATRSNEQIKAAFQPIFDKYHVDIVFNGHDHGYSRTYPINNDQYVNSPAKGTVYVVTGRSGNKYYPDLSQKVWDAFFYDPQDQPNYIVADVNGNTLTIKAVKQDGTLIDTYSITKNSDGTETDSPKTIVPTKFNATMLTIYGNMLQQPIIPANPKQINGKWYVPARAFMQYLGSNVDWNDNGTINLTYGKIKADIAINSTAAKLNGKDLTISDQIVLDKGLTWISADDLKTLFGFSYKYDSNTNMLMFVK from the coding sequence ATGAAGAAGTTTTTATCGTTATTAGTTGCATTAGTTATGGCAGTATCTATTTTTGCAGCACCTACGGCTATATTTGCTGATACAAATACTCCAGGTGCGAAAGTTATGCCGGACCATATTACACTTACATGGACACAGGACCCTATGACAACACAAACAATTACATGGAGAACTGATACAACAGTTAATTCAGGAAAGGTTCAGTATGGAAAAGATTCAGCATTAAAAGATGCAAAGACAGTTGATGAAAAAGCACGAAAATTCACATCAGACCTCGGCGATATGAATATTCACTCAGTAACTTTAACAGAATTAGAACCTGGAACAAAATATTATTACAAAGTCGGAGATGGTACAAACTGGAGTGATATACATACTTTCACAACGGAAGCAAAAGATACAAATTCATTTAAGTTTTTAATATTTGGTGATAGCCAGAGCGGAGTTGCAACAGATCCGCAATACGGTCCATGGAAAACAACAATCCAAAATTCATTTAAAGCAAATCCAGATGCAAAATTCTTTGTTAATGTTGGGGACCTAGTTGAAATTGGACAGATGTACGCACATTGGAACAATTGGTTTGATGCAGCAAAAGGTGTAATTGACACAATACCAGAAATGCCAGTGCAAGGTAATCACGAGACATATCAATCGAAAAATTATGATTCAGCTAAACCAAAAGATTTTGTGAATCAATTTGTAGTACCACAAAATGGGCCTGATAGTTTAAAAGGTCAGACATATTCATTTGACTATGGCAATGCACATATAGTAATGCTTGACAGCCAAGAAGATGAGGAAGAGCCTGTTGCAGGTGATATATTAGAAGCACAGAAAGTATGGCTTGATAAAGATTTAAGTAGCACAAATAAGACATGGAAAATAGTTTTCTTCCACAAGACACCATATTACAATAAAGCGACAAGATCAAATGAACAGATAAAAGCAGCATTCCAACCTATATTTGACAAATATCATGTTGACATAGTTTTCAATGGACATGACCACGGTTACTCAAGGACATATCCAATTAATAATGATCAATATGTAAATAGTCCTGCAAAAGGAACAGTGTATGTAGTTACAGGAAGAAGCGGTAATAAATACTATCCAGACCTTTCACAGAAAGTATGGGATGCTTTCTTCTATGACCCGCAAGATCAGCCAAACTACATTGTTGCAGATGTCAATGGGAATACACTTACAATAAAGGCTGTAAAACAGGATGGAACACTTATTGACACATATTCAATAACAAAGAACTCTGATGGAACAGAGACAGATTCACCAAAAACAATTGTACCAACAAAATTCAATGCAACTATGCTGACTATATATGGCAATATGCTTCAACAGCCGATTATACCAGCAAATCCAAAACAGATAAATGGCAAATGGTATGTACCTGCAAGAGCATTTATGCAATACCTTGGCAGCAATGTAGACTGGAACGACAATGGTACAATAAATCTAACATATGGGAAAATAAAAGCAGACATTGCTATAAATAGCACTGCTGCAAAATTAAATGGCAAAGATTTGACAATATCAGATCAAATAGTATTAGATAAAGGTTTAACATGGATATCAGCAGATGATTTAAAGACATTATTTGGTTTCAGCTATAAATATGATTCAAATACAAACATGCTCATGTTCGTAAAATAA
- the ytaF gene encoding sporulation membrane protein YtaF, with amino-acid sequence MHFLYTIFIALANNLDNISVRIAYSIRGIKIPIMKNLWISLITFIISTIAALSGSIISNFLSRHITSLLSMLLLTAIGLWIMLEPYFKKNYNSNEELNNSEEDKSIYAIIRKPEKADVDNSKDIDYKEATFLGIALSINNIGGGFSAGMIGLNSFFIGLFSALISFLALWIGNYITDFFNRWNLNKKATIIAGILLILIGLKQIM; translated from the coding sequence ATGCATTTCTTATATACAATTTTTATAGCACTCGCAAACAATCTTGATAATATTAGTGTTAGGATAGCATATAGTATACGAGGTATAAAAATTCCTATAATGAAAAATTTATGGATATCTCTCATTACTTTTATTATTTCTACTATTGCAGCCTTATCAGGTAGTATAATATCAAATTTCCTAAGTAGACATATCACATCCTTATTAAGTATGTTATTACTTACCGCTATAGGATTATGGATAATGCTTGAACCGTATTTCAAAAAGAACTATAATTCAAATGAAGAACTAAATAATAGTGAAGAAGATAAAAGCATATATGCGATAATTAGAAAACCCGAAAAAGCAGATGTTGACAATTCTAAGGATATTGATTATAAGGAAGCGACATTTCTCGGTATAGCACTTTCAATAAACAATATTGGTGGAGGGTTTAGTGCTGGCATGATAGGCCTTAATTCATTTTTTATCGGACTTTTTTCAGCCTTAATAAGCTTTTTAGCACTTTGGATAGGAAACTATATTACAGATTTCTTCAATAGATGGAACCTAAACAAAAAAGCAACCATAATTGCGGGTATTTTACTTATATTAATAGGTCTAAAACAAATTATGTAA